A single Vigna radiata var. radiata cultivar VC1973A chromosome 8, Vradiata_ver6, whole genome shotgun sequence DNA region contains:
- the LOC106770536 gene encoding cysteine protease XCP1-like: MQGCAIFQPFAFSETQVSSPNRKPGREGFTSVACHNHHRTKPAAGAIVGHDTSDLFKRWCKEHAKTYSSEEEKRYTFRVFEDNHAFVSQHNQNTNVNNSTYTLSLNAFTDLTHHEFKTSRLGFSPSLLRFKRVQNQQPRHPLHLPSEIDWRQSDAVTPVKDQSSCDTPHIFFIRPF, translated from the exons ATGCag ggtTGTGCCATTTTTCAGCCTTTTGCATTCTCTGAGACTCAAGTCTCTTCTCCAAACCGCAAACCTGGGAGGGAGGGGTTTACTTCTGTCGCGTGCCACAACCACCACCGAACCAAACCAGCTGCCGGAGCCATCGTCGGCCACGACACCTCCGATCTGTTCAAAAGGTGGTGCAAGGAACACGCCAAAACCTATTCTTCCGAGGAAGAGAAACGCTACACGTTCCGCGTCTTCGAGGACAACCATGCCTTTGTCTCCCAACACAACCAGAACACCAATGTTAACAATTCCACCTACACTCTCTCCCTCAACGCTTTCACCGATCTTACCCACCATGAATTCAAAACCTCACGCCTTGGATTTTCCCCTTCCCTGCTTCGATTCAAGCGGGTTCAAAATCAACAACCTCGTCATCCTCTACACCTTCCTTCTGAGATCGATTGGAGACAGAGTGACGCCGTTACACCCGTCAAAGACCAATCAAGCTGCGATACTCCCCATATCTTCTTTATACGccctttttaa
- the LOC106770535 gene encoding uncharacterized protein LOC106770535, which translates to MPSLYVHGPNHNGWFSLEQMLDGEGSRRSELEALKIKMACLASSTFTLPFCASSLNKGVHQHQLNFALDRILSKAAIRTAQKIVRSSSSNKLTLSLKGSCLRCLMSCTRFLHETYSYNLGVGYCTEIVISGYWVGPDADDGWGFVEAVINQMN; encoded by the exons ATGCCAAGCCTATATGTCCATGGGCCTAATCATAATGGATGGTTCTCTCTTGAGCAAATGTTAGATGGCGAAGGTTCCCGCAGGTCCGAATTGGAAgccttgaaaataaaaatggcgTGCTTAGCCTCCTCCACCTTCACCCTTCCTTTCTGCGCTTCATCCCTCAACAAG GGTGTGCATCAACATCAACTAAATTTTGCTCTGGATAGAATTCTAAGCAAAGCAGCAATTCGTacag CTCAAAAAATTGTTCGATCTAGCAGTTCGAATAAACTTACACTATCCTTGAAAGGAAGCTGTCTTCGCTGCTTGATGTCATGCACAAGATTTCTACATGAAACTTATTCATATAATTTGGGTGTAGGTTATTGTACTGAAATAGTTATATCTGGATATTGGGTGGGACctgatgctgatgatgggtgGGGATTTGTGGAAGCTGTAATTAATCAAATGAATTga
- the LOC106772644 gene encoding cyclin-H1-1: protein MADFMTSTHRVKWIFTPQQLVEKYKAANQRAKQILEKYGATLMEVDVDGSLSYPEAQMTAKDSGEKHSRTKPLSIEEEQCIRVFYENKLQEVCNNFRFPHKIQATALIYFKRFYLQWSVMEHQPKHIMLTCIYAACKIEENHVSAEELGKGISQDHQMILNNEMIVYQSLEFDLIVYAPYRSVEGFIIDMEEFCNSGDDQLQMLKTLQDTARLEVDKMMLTDAPLLFPPGQLALAALGNSNALHNVIDFDSYLGSIFQGQNSMHTMAELAESLHAIDSCVKKYKIPSEKELKHINRKLKSCWGHSSHDEGKKREKKSKHKSKRSSNEAQNMASLA, encoded by the exons ATGGCTGATTTTATGACCTCTACTCATAGAGTGAAGTGGATTTTTACACCTCAACAGCTG gttgagaaatataaAGCAGCTAATCAGAGAGCCAAACAAATTCTAGAGAAG tatGGTGCAACTCTAATGGAAGTAGATGTTGATGGATCATTGTCATATCCTGAAGCCCAGATGACTGCAAAAGACAGTG GTGAGAAGCATTCTCGGACAAAACCTCTTAGTATTGAAGAAGAACAATGCATACgggtattttatgaaaacaagcTACAAGAAGTATGTAACAACTTCCGCTTCCCTCATAAGATCCAG GCAACAGCCcttatctattttaaaagattCTATCTACAATGGTCGGTGATGGAACATCAACCAAAACATATTAT GTTGACCTGCATATATGCTGCTTGTAAGATAGAAGAAAATCATGTGTCGGCTGAAGAGCTTGGTAAGGGGATCTCACAGGATCATCAAATGATTCTCAATAATGAGATGATAGTTTATCAG AGTTTGGAATTTGATCTAATTGTGTATGCACCATATCGCTCGGTTGAAGGTTTTATAATTGATATGGAG GAATTTTGCAATAGTGGTGATGATCAGCTTCAAATGCTTAAG ACTTTGCAAGATACAGCAAGGTTGGAAGTTGATAAAATGATGCTTACAGATGCACCACTTTTATTTCCTCCTGGGCAG TTGGCCTTGGCTGCTCTGGGTAACTCAAATGCACTGCACAATGTCATTGACTTTGATAG TTATCTTGGGAGCATTTTTCAAGGTCAGAATTCCATGCATACAATGGCCGAGCTTGCTGAATCACTGCATGCAATTGACTCCTGT gttaaaaaatacaaaattccTTCTGAGAAGGAATTGAAGCATATCAACCGAAAACTGAAGTCTTGTTGGGGTCATAGCTCTCATGACGA GGGCAAGAAGCGGGAGAAGAAATCAAAGCACAAGTCCAAAAGGAGCTCAAACGAGGCACAAAATATGGCATCTCTTGCCTAg
- the LOC106770534 gene encoding nuclear transcription factor Y subunit B-4, with product MDQEEQDKALPIANVGRIMKQNLPPSAKISKEGKQLMQECVTEFISFVTGEASDKCHKENRKTVNGDDICWALSSLGFDNYAEAISRYLHKYRQAEREKIKNNHKKYEGSATKSLNQTQLILAPPPSLSRVTHDKLQNPPTTDQS from the coding sequence ATGGATCAGGAGGAGCAAGATAAAGCTTTGCCCATTGCAAATGTGGGTAGAATCATGAAGCAAAATCTTCCTCCCAGTGCAAAGATCTCAAAGGAAGGGAAACAACTAATGCAAGAGTGTGTTACAGAGTTCATAAGTTTTGTGACTGGTGAGGCATCTGACAAGTGTCACAAGGAGAATCGCAAGACCGTTAATGGGGATGACATCTGTTGGGCTCTAAGTTCCTTAGGGTTTGACAACTATGCTGAGGCCATATCAAGGTACTTGCATAAATACAGGCAAGCAGAAAGGGAGAAAATCAAAAACAACCACAAAAAATATGAAGGATCAGCAACAAAATCTCTCAACCAAACTCAACTCATCCTTGCTCCACCACCATCACTCTCTAGGGTTACTCATGACAAGCTTCAAAACCCTCCCACCACAGATCAATCCTAG